A stretch of the bacterium genome encodes the following:
- a CDS encoding Xaa-Pro peptidase family protein, translating to MVRPASKLEKPKEQDPSREQKRLKWLQSKLDKTSLDGFLVSKTENKTYLTGWEADPESGYLLITPGQAFLFTDSRYTEQAIQLVDGFEVVEVPGNFSSFAVEFISKKKLKRIAFESHNLSVFDFKRFKKLFPSKLIPLAHLLEERRATKDQDEIEAIRAAVRLDQSAFEYILNFVKTGQTEAEVAWELERKLKELGAQRMGWQPFIVASGANSSIPHYGNSSKVKIKKGDLLQLDFASVVEGYHSDTSRVIFIGKPDEEKIKIYNWVREAQELGESLVRPGKSGEEIDTAVRNFLKEKTPNYFQHGLGHGVGLEIHELPKLSLAGKKKLEIGNCFTVEPGIYRPGWGGVRLEDIVVLGKNGAEILTKTTKEIKDVTI from the coding sequence ATGGTGAGACCCGCAAGCAAGTTAGAAAAGCCAAAAGAGCAAGATCCAAGCCGAGAGCAAAAAAGGCTGAAGTGGCTGCAAAGTAAACTAGATAAAACTTCTCTCGACGGCTTTTTAGTTTCAAAAACTGAGAACAAAACCTATTTAACTGGTTGGGAAGCGGACCCGGAAAGTGGTTATCTTTTAATCACACCCGGCCAAGCCTTTCTTTTTACCGACTCGCGTTACACTGAACAAGCAATTCAGCTGGTAGACGGTTTTGAGGTAGTTGAGGTTCCCGGGAATTTTTCCTCTTTTGCAGTCGAGTTTATCAGCAAAAAGAAGCTAAAAAGAATCGCATTTGAAAGCCACAATCTTTCCGTTTTTGACTTTAAACGCTTTAAGAAACTTTTCCCCTCAAAATTGATCCCTCTTGCCCACTTGCTTGAAGAAAGACGAGCGACCAAAGACCAAGATGAAATTGAGGCGATCAGGGCAGCAGTTCGGCTGGACCAAAGTGCTTTTGAATACATTTTGAACTTCGTTAAAACCGGTCAGACAGAAGCAGAGGTAGCTTGGGAGTTGGAAAGAAAATTAAAAGAGCTTGGGGCGCAGAGAATGGGTTGGCAACCTTTTATTGTGGCTTCTGGAGCAAACTCTTCTATTCCGCATTACGGAAATAGCTCAAAGGTAAAAATCAAAAAGGGAGACCTTTTGCAGCTAGACTTCGCTAGTGTAGTTGAAGGTTATCATTCAGACACTTCTCGGGTTATTTTTATTGGAAAACCAGACGAAGAAAAAATCAAAATTTACAACTGGGTCAGAGAGGCCCAAGAACTAGGGGAGAGCTTGGTTCGACCAGGTAAAAGTGGAGAAGAGATTGACACAGCGGTACGAAATTTTCTTAAAGAAAAAACCCCAAACTACTTCCAGCATGGTTTGGGTCATGGTGTTGGTTTGGAGATTCACGAGCTACCGAAGCTGAGCTTGGCAGGGAAGAAAAAACTCGAAATTGGAAATTGTTTTACGGTCGAGCCGGGGATTTATCGTCCTGGTTGGGGTGGGGTTCGGCTAGAAGATATTGTTGTTTTAGGAAAAAACGGGGCCGAGATTCTCACCAAAACTACCAAAGAGATCAAAGACGTAACTATTTAA
- a CDS encoding TraR/DksA C4-type zinc finger protein, translating to MQIPVQKSKLESGKAKLLKQLDHYKKEDPYLIPDRQSSNTVDDDITEIEGHDRITATRIALETDLKAVEEALGRIKDGTYGNCQNCGKKIEENRLSIMTTAKFCLDCQEKRK from the coding sequence GTGCAAATTCCGGTCCAGAAGAGCAAGCTAGAGAGTGGAAAAGCCAAACTGCTAAAACAACTTGATCACTACAAAAAGGAAGACCCATATCTGATTCCCGATCGGCAAAGCTCGAACACTGTCGATGATGATATAACTGAGATAGAGGGTCACGACCGTATCACGGCGACGAGAATTGCTTTGGAAACAGATCTGAAGGCAGTTGAAGAAGCTTTGGGACGTATTAAAGACGGTACTTACGGAAATTGTCAGAATTGCGGGAAAAAGATCGAAGAGAATAGATTGAGTATTATGACCACCGCAAAATTTTGCTTGGATTGTCAGGAAAAGCGCAAGTAG
- the lgt gene encoding prolipoprotein diacylglyceryl transferase, with product MLPILFKLGPFSIYSYGFFLTLAYLAGTFFFWREGKKRGFSEEKLLDLSVLALLAALVGGRILYVLINWNLFSLDPKSSLFLWQGGFAYFGSLFAAVVVVWYFVRAWKWPFFQIADLGAIAAALSFTIGKFGTFLAGTDYGSQTNLPWGVVFPNLVGSRHPVQLYEAFVSLLILFFLIRLYFKNIEKSGSMRSGVVFFDYLILSGVARLVLEFFRADSDFVAGVALAQILSLIVATVGAVCLYYFGLRNLRTDLRVVLKRLSNLDFKLRGVLTRR from the coding sequence ATGTTACCAATACTTTTTAAGCTCGGACCGTTTTCAATTTACTCTTACGGATTTTTTTTGACACTAGCTTATTTGGCCGGGACTTTCTTTTTCTGGCGAGAAGGAAAAAAAAGGGGCTTTAGCGAGGAGAAACTTCTGGATCTTTCGGTCCTGGCCCTTTTGGCTGCTCTCGTTGGAGGGAGGATTCTTTACGTTTTAATAAACTGGAATCTTTTCTCTTTAGATCCAAAATCAAGCCTTTTTCTTTGGCAAGGAGGCTTTGCCTATTTTGGGTCTTTGTTCGCGGCTGTGGTTGTGGTTTGGTATTTTGTGCGAGCCTGGAAGTGGCCTTTTTTTCAGATCGCTGATCTGGGAGCAATTGCCGCGGCTCTGAGTTTTACAATTGGTAAGTTCGGGACCTTTCTGGCGGGAACTGATTATGGTAGCCAAACCAATTTACCTTGGGGTGTAGTCTTTCCAAACTTAGTTGGTTCGCGCCACCCGGTCCAACTTTACGAAGCTTTTGTGAGTTTGCTTATTCTCTTTTTTCTGATTCGTCTTTACTTCAAAAATATTGAAAAAAGCGGGAGCATGCGTTCGGGAGTGGTCTTTTTTGACTACTTAATACTTTCCGGGGTCGCTCGGCTCGTTTTGGAGTTTTTCAGAGCTGACTCAGACTTTGTTGCCGGAGTTGCTTTAGCACAAATTCTTAGTTTAATCGTTGCAACAGTAGGAGCAGTTTGCTTATACTATTTCGGGTTGCGCAATCTGCGGACCGATCTAAGGGTCGTCCTGAAAAGATTGAGCAACCTTGATTTTAAATTAAGAGGAGTTCTAACAAGGAGGTAG
- a CDS encoding cation:proton antiporter, whose protein sequence is METSSAFFLIGIIIALAAFLGAWASFLKQPIFIAYIVAGLIAGRLIFGSAQNVEIFNLLRDLGLSFVLFLVGLDIRTKELRRFGFPAFKAGLGQVLVTAVGGFLVANLLGFGGTSALYIGIALAFSSTIVTVKLLLEKRDFDSLYGGLTVTMLLLQDLLAIFTLIFISSFSAGSSSFLDIFITATVGAIFLGVGYFLNQNILPYIFERIAYHSELLFIGALAWLFIVAAAASFAGFSIEIGAFLAGVGLANLPQEHQIAARVRPLRDFFILIFFILIGARLALVDIGSIIFPAVVLSLLVLLLKPLSTMFFLSRQGFQARTSFLSGISIAQVSEFSLVILYLGQKVGQISQEVVGVVTLSALITIAVSSYLVKNSNRVYRLLMKYLTFFEPKHRLVEPRKSSELREHFVLVGLGRLGWDILKTLKKHGEKVLVVDFNPAVIEKLDEEGTDCLFGDITDPEIQKGANISSAKMVISTVFDPEDTEELLDLVSKLEIKVPVVVTAATEIKGIDFYKSGASYVIVPRVISSKVVSSLLSGENLKEIVSGEARIEQIELLSDRIKDRTG, encoded by the coding sequence ATGGAAACTTCCTCTGCCTTTTTCTTGATCGGGATCATTATTGCTTTAGCTGCCTTTCTCGGGGCCTGGGCTAGTTTCCTCAAACAGCCAATCTTTATTGCCTATATAGTGGCTGGTTTGATTGCGGGGCGTCTTATTTTTGGCAGTGCGCAAAATGTCGAGATCTTCAACCTTTTACGTGATTTAGGCTTGTCCTTTGTTCTTTTTCTGGTTGGTTTGGATATACGGACCAAAGAGTTGCGACGTTTTGGCTTTCCGGCCTTTAAAGCTGGTCTTGGTCAAGTCTTGGTCACCGCGGTTGGGGGTTTTCTCGTTGCTAATCTTCTTGGGTTTGGCGGAACTTCTGCTCTTTATATTGGAATAGCCCTCGCTTTTTCAAGTACGATTGTGACGGTAAAACTTTTGCTTGAGAAAAGGGATTTTGACTCTCTCTACGGCGGTTTGACCGTGACAATGCTTTTGCTGCAGGACTTACTCGCCATTTTCACCCTTATTTTTATTTCAAGTTTTTCGGCTGGAAGCTCTTCTTTTCTTGATATTTTCATCACTGCCACGGTTGGGGCAATCTTTTTGGGAGTTGGGTATTTTCTCAACCAAAATATTTTGCCCTATATTTTCGAAAGAATTGCTTATCACAGTGAGCTGCTCTTTATTGGTGCCTTGGCTTGGCTTTTCATCGTCGCTGCCGCAGCCTCCTTCGCTGGGTTTTCTATTGAAATTGGGGCTTTCTTGGCCGGAGTTGGTTTGGCGAATTTGCCGCAAGAGCATCAAATCGCGGCTCGGGTACGACCTTTGCGTGATTTTTTCATTCTAATCTTCTTTATTTTGATAGGGGCTAGGCTTGCTCTAGTTGATATAGGTTCAATAATTTTTCCCGCGGTGGTACTTTCACTTTTGGTTCTTCTGCTTAAACCTCTCTCAACAATGTTTTTTCTATCTCGTCAAGGTTTTCAGGCTAGAACTAGCTTTTTGAGTGGTATTTCGATTGCTCAGGTCAGTGAATTTTCTCTAGTGATTCTTTATTTAGGACAGAAGGTCGGTCAAATTTCGCAGGAAGTGGTTGGAGTCGTGACACTTTCCGCGCTGATCACGATTGCCGTGAGTTCGTATTTAGTCAAAAATTCCAATCGGGTCTATCGCCTTCTGATGAAGTATTTGACCTTTTTTGAACCCAAACACAGGCTTGTAGAGCCTAGAAAGAGTAGTGAGTTACGGGAGCATTTTGTTTTGGTTGGTTTAGGACGGCTGGGGTGGGATATTTTGAAGACTTTGAAAAAACACGGGGAAAAAGTTTTGGTAGTTGATTTTAATCCAGCGGTGATTGAGAAACTCGATGAAGAAGGAACTGACTGTCTTTTCGGGGATATAACCGATCCGGAAATTCAAAAGGGCGCCAATATCAGTTCGGCCAAGATGGTAATTTCTACTGTCTTCGATCCAGAGGACACAGAGGAACTTCTTGATCTAGTGAGCAAACTGGAAATAAAAGTTCCGGTAGTAGTCACGGCAGCTACGGAGATCAAAGGTATTGATTTTTACAAGTCCGGTGCTTCCTACGTTATCGTTCCTAGAGTCATCTCAAGTAAGGTCGTTTCAAGTTTACTTTCCGGAGAAAACTTGAAGGAAATTGTTTCTGGTGAAGCTAGGATTGAGCAAATTGAGTTGCTTTCTGATCGTATCAAGGATCGTACTGGTTAA
- a CDS encoding RluA family pseudouridine synthase, with protein sequence MQIFKVRVKPVEDRLDRFLASQTKNLSRSKIQKLIVEGKILVNKKGVGQNYKIHSGDTITLNLPPPKDTEIKAEDMPVKVLYEDSDLLVIEKESGVVVHPTSDHTSGTIVNWLLFHTKNLAVAEEGIRPGVVHRLDKGTSGLLILGKNSQTTQELKKQFAARQVTKKYTALVIGEMAKPFGSIKTNIGRHPRSFQKFAVLEAGKEAETDYRVVKQFQGFTLVSVFPKTGRTHQIRVHLSSIGFPIVGDKLYGAPADLGRLFLHASEIEFSHPRTGKILKFFSELPDALQAYLDGLSLKKD encoded by the coding sequence ATGCAGATTTTTAAAGTTCGAGTTAAGCCTGTCGAAGACAGACTAGACCGTTTTTTGGCTTCGCAAACGAAAAACCTCTCCCGTTCCAAAATCCAAAAGCTGATCGTTGAGGGAAAAATCTTGGTGAACAAAAAAGGGGTCGGCCAAAACTACAAGATTCATTCAGGAGATACCATTACCCTGAATTTACCTCCCCCAAAAGACACTGAGATTAAAGCTGAAGATATGCCCGTAAAAGTTCTCTATGAGGATTCAGATTTGCTAGTTATCGAAAAAGAATCTGGAGTTGTTGTCCATCCAACTTCTGATCACACTTCCGGAACTATTGTAAACTGGCTTCTTTTTCACACAAAAAATTTGGCTGTGGCCGAGGAGGGGATTCGTCCTGGTGTTGTCCACCGCCTGGACAAAGGTACCTCAGGGCTACTTATTCTTGGCAAAAATTCACAAACAACGCAGGAGCTTAAAAAACAGTTTGCGGCGAGACAAGTGACCAAAAAGTACACCGCCTTGGTGATCGGAGAAATGGCTAAACCTTTTGGTAGTATCAAAACTAATATTGGTCGCCATCCGCGCTCTTTCCAGAAATTTGCTGTTCTGGAAGCGGGAAAAGAAGCTGAAACAGACTACCGTGTTGTGAAACAATTTCAAGGCTTTACCCTTGTCTCTGTTTTTCCCAAGACTGGTCGCACCCATCAAATCCGTGTTCATCTTTCTTCAATTGGCTTTCCGATCGTCGGGGACAAGCTATATGGGGCGCCGGCGGACTTGGGGAGACTATTTTTACACGCCAGTGAAATTGAATTTAGCCACCCAAGGACCGGAAAAATCTTGAAATTCTTTTCCGAACTGCCAGACGCTTTGCAAGCTTATTTAGATGGGTTATCATTAAAGAAAGACTAA
- a CDS encoding zinc ribbon domain-containing protein codes for MADLISLLTNITVLVILVSYIFLIWLGLIVWTWVDISRRSDNWFYRLAMLLLVALGAFVGFAFYLMIRPSLTKKESETQELEEQFLLASSLACPKCGQITPENFLFCIRCATSLKNKCKNCGFLVHASWSACPNCGNLQAEVPLLNVIEAQTKSVETKPLHLGVDFSGVFQVIKNMRSIAPELRKESNGETRKQVRKAKRARSKPRAKKAEVAAK; via the coding sequence ATGGCGGATTTAATTAGCTTATTGACCAACATAACCGTTTTGGTGATTTTGGTCTCCTACATCTTTCTTATTTGGCTGGGACTGATTGTTTGGACCTGGGTTGATATCAGCCGGAGAAGTGACAATTGGTTTTACCGGCTTGCAATGTTGCTTTTGGTTGCTCTGGGAGCCTTTGTGGGCTTTGCTTTTTATCTGATGATTCGACCGAGTCTGACCAAAAAAGAATCTGAAACCCAGGAGCTAGAGGAACAGTTTCTTCTTGCTAGTTCCTTAGCTTGCCCGAAGTGTGGGCAGATTACTCCTGAGAACTTCCTCTTTTGTATTCGTTGCGCGACCAGTTTAAAGAATAAATGTAAAAACTGTGGTTTTTTGGTTCATGCCAGTTGGTCAGCTTGTCCTAACTGTGGCAATCTTCAAGCTGAAGTACCCTTGTTAAATGTGATTGAGGCCCAGACTAAATCAGTCGAAACTAAACCCCTACACCTAGGAGTAGATTTTTCTGGGGTTTTTCAAGTGATCAAAAATATGCGTTCAATTGCTCCTGAGCTCAGAAAGGAAAGCAATGGTGAGACCCGCAAGCAAGTTAGAAAAGCCAAAAGAGCAAGATCCAAGCCGAGAGCAAAAAAGGCTGAAGTGGCTGCAAAGTAA
- a CDS encoding leucyl aminopeptidase family protein codes for MQVRVSNQNLKNIEADALYLAVFEDKSLSEKMVQLDKQLNSALSDFLKLKEFKGKLYETAVLYPQGLNFQRLILVGMGKEEDFEAPRMTKNVAGAAAKRAIKLGVKKLATLLNHPEETAGVVEGVGLASFDAGMHKTKKEKLEIQELILVGADEKVVGEAQAAAETINWVRHLIAEPANLMTPARVVEEAKKIAKTYKLGIEIIDEKEAKKRKMGAFLAIAQGSDESSYMIVLHYKAPKPGKTVLGIVGKGITFDSGGISIKPSAKMADMKMDMSGAAAMLGIMKLVGEFKPNLDIIGIAPVTENMPSGKAAKPGDVFKSLSGRTIEILNTDAEGRVVMSDAFTYVQKLGAKKIFELSTLTGAVNVALGPEATAIIGSSQEWVDTVISAGKRAGERIWQLPIYSEHKEMLKSDIADLANIPPTRAADVIAGGVFLGEFVEKENDWAHLDIGATAWLEGDKPYLTKGPTGVGIETALALIKALEGN; via the coding sequence ATGCAAGTAAGAGTCTCGAATCAAAATTTAAAAAACATTGAAGCTGACGCTCTCTATTTGGCGGTTTTCGAAGACAAAAGCCTTTCTGAAAAGATGGTCCAGCTAGACAAGCAACTAAATTCTGCTCTCAGTGATTTTCTCAAACTCAAAGAATTCAAAGGGAAACTTTACGAAACTGCAGTTCTTTATCCCCAAGGTTTGAATTTCCAAAGACTCATATTAGTTGGGATGGGCAAAGAAGAGGATTTTGAAGCTCCACGAATGACCAAGAATGTGGCTGGTGCTGCGGCTAAACGGGCAATCAAGTTGGGGGTGAAGAAGCTAGCGACACTGTTGAACCACCCTGAAGAAACGGCTGGTGTCGTCGAAGGAGTCGGGCTTGCCAGTTTTGATGCCGGGATGCACAAAACCAAAAAAGAGAAACTGGAAATTCAAGAACTTATTCTTGTCGGTGCAGATGAAAAAGTCGTTGGAGAGGCTCAAGCAGCGGCCGAAACAATTAACTGGGTTCGCCACCTTATTGCCGAGCCAGCCAACCTGATGACTCCGGCTCGTGTGGTTGAAGAAGCAAAAAAGATCGCCAAAACCTACAAACTAGGGATTGAAATTATCGACGAGAAAGAAGCAAAAAAGAGAAAGATGGGAGCCTTTCTTGCGATTGCGCAAGGGAGTGATGAATCATCCTATATGATCGTTCTGCACTACAAAGCGCCAAAACCAGGTAAGACTGTCCTTGGCATTGTCGGAAAAGGTATTACTTTTGATAGCGGTGGCATTTCGATCAAACCTTCAGCCAAAATGGCGGACATGAAGATGGATATGTCTGGGGCAGCCGCTATGCTCGGAATCATGAAATTGGTGGGGGAGTTTAAACCCAATCTTGATATCATCGGCATTGCCCCGGTGACTGAGAACATGCCGAGTGGAAAAGCGGCCAAACCGGGAGATGTCTTTAAATCTTTGTCCGGTCGGACGATTGAGATCCTCAACACTGACGCTGAGGGTAGGGTAGTGATGAGCGATGCTTTTACTTACGTTCAAAAACTGGGGGCGAAGAAGATTTTTGAACTCTCGACCCTGACCGGAGCAGTGAACGTTGCTTTGGGTCCGGAAGCTACGGCTATTATCGGGTCTTCGCAAGAATGGGTTGATACAGTTATTTCTGCTGGAAAGAGGGCGGGGGAGAGAATTTGGCAGCTGCCGATTTACTCCGAGCACAAAGAAATGTTGAAAAGTGATATTGCTGATCTTGCCAATATACCTCCAACCCGGGCAGCCGATGTCATTGCAGGAGGAGTTTTCCTCGGAGAGTTTGTTGAAAAGGAAAATGATTGGGCGCATTTGGATATTGGAGCAACTGCCTGGTTGGAAGGGGACAAACCGTATTTGACTAAGGGCCCGACTGGAGTAGGGATTGAAACTGCGCTTGCTTTGATAAAGGCTTTGGAAGGAAATTAA
- a CDS encoding response regulator produces MAQKILVVEDDQFLRELYDELLSGEGYEVSVAADGQEGFDKVSAGGFDLVLLDIMLPKIDGLEVLRKLKETPPKQANGPTVLLTNLGQDSIIKEGFSLGAAGYLIKSAMNPDQVLNEVKVFLSKSNISHK; encoded by the coding sequence ATGGCACAGAAGATATTGGTAGTTGAAGACGATCAATTTTTGAGAGAACTCTACGACGAACTTCTTTCAGGAGAGGGTTATGAGGTAAGTGTGGCCGCCGACGGTCAAGAAGGTTTTGATAAAGTTTCCGCTGGTGGTTTTGACCTAGTTTTACTTGATATTATGCTGCCAAAAATTGATGGTCTGGAAGTACTACGCAAACTAAAAGAAACTCCTCCAAAACAAGCAAACGGTCCCACGGTTTTGCTGACCAATTTGGGTCAAGACTCGATCATCAAAGAAGGTTTTTCTTTGGGTGCGGCGGGTTATCTAATAAAATCAGCTATGAACCCAGACCAAGTTCTCAATGAGGTAAAAGTATTTTTAAGTAAGAGTAACATCAGCCACAAATGA
- a CDS encoding PQQ-dependent sugar dehydrogenase has product MRYFFRPKIFIPLFILILTLGVAIFLFLLKTKVGDLRPALFPPSKDLVSEIEKQKIGENVSIPLKFDTSFKIGVFAKKLGPVRDLQFSPGGTLLASVPAQGRVVALPDVDNDGKADKVVNLLTGLNKPHGLAFYQGKLFVAELTKVSRYSFDEKKLTTSFDKKLFSYPYQGGHSTRSVVIDKNGVLFVTVGSSCNVCVESEEWLAGVVVSDTEGRKPRLFAKGLRNSVFLKISPETGKLWGTDMGRDLLGDNTPKEDINIIKDGGDYGWPFCYENKVHDDKFDPGNNHSCESTSAPVWSMQAHSAPLGLNFIDSQQFPDSWQGDMLVAFHGSWNRTVPTGYKIVKLDVKGSSVISQEDFITGFLAGSSALGRPVDLEFDSKGSLFISDDKIGAIYKLVKK; this is encoded by the coding sequence ATGAGGTATTTTTTCAGGCCGAAAATCTTCATCCCTCTTTTTATCTTGATTCTAACCCTGGGCGTTGCTATTTTTCTCTTTCTTCTCAAAACCAAAGTTGGGGATTTGCGCCCAGCTCTTTTTCCACCGAGCAAAGATCTTGTCTCTGAAATTGAGAAACAAAAAATCGGAGAGAATGTTTCTATACCCTTAAAATTTGATACTAGTTTTAAAATTGGAGTCTTTGCCAAAAAACTTGGGCCAGTGCGGGATTTGCAGTTTTCCCCAGGTGGGACTCTGCTTGCTTCTGTACCCGCTCAGGGGAGGGTTGTTGCTTTGCCTGATGTCGATAATGACGGGAAAGCTGATAAAGTTGTAAACCTGCTCACAGGACTTAACAAACCTCACGGTCTAGCTTTTTACCAGGGGAAGCTTTTTGTTGCTGAACTTACCAAAGTGAGTCGGTATTCTTTTGATGAGAAGAAATTGACCACCTCTTTTGACAAAAAGCTTTTTTCTTATCCCTATCAAGGCGGTCACAGTACGAGAAGTGTTGTTATTGATAAAAATGGCGTGCTTTTCGTGACCGTGGGTTCGAGTTGTAATGTTTGCGTGGAAAGCGAAGAATGGCTGGCCGGGGTAGTGGTTTCTGATACTGAAGGAAGAAAACCAAGACTTTTTGCTAAAGGTCTACGCAACAGTGTCTTTCTCAAAATTAGCCCGGAGACAGGTAAACTTTGGGGAACAGACATGGGTCGAGACCTTCTCGGAGACAATACTCCGAAAGAAGATATCAACATTATTAAAGACGGTGGGGACTATGGCTGGCCCTTTTGCTATGAAAACAAAGTTCACGATGACAAATTTGATCCAGGCAACAACCATAGTTGTGAAAGTACTTCTGCTCCGGTTTGGAGTATGCAGGCTCATTCAGCTCCCTTAGGCTTAAATTTTATTGATTCGCAGCAGTTTCCGGATTCCTGGCAGGGGGACATGCTCGTTGCCTTTCACGGTTCTTGGAACCGCACAGTTCCAACTGGTTATAAGATAGTTAAACTGGATGTAAAAGGTAGTTCGGTCATTTCACAAGAAGATTTCATCACTGGCTTTCTTGCTGGTTCTTCTGCTCTGGGCCGACCAGTTGATTTGGAATTTGATTCCAAAGGCAGTCTCTTTATTTCCGATGACAAAATTGGGGCGATTTACAAGTTAGTAAAAAAATAG
- a CDS encoding MFS transporter: MWGEQIKRFFPSIVTNIDFLKLWLAQITSQIGLNALYFILALKVYEQTQGSNTAVSLLILAFTVPSVFFGYLAGVLVDHQDLKKVLIYTNLFRALVVFGLLFVYTNIFFIYGLVLLLALVTLFFLPAEGSALPALVKEKKDLISANSLFTLTLQGALIIGFVAAGPLLSLLGETTTLIVLVAFFLIALACVWFLPDSIRSIEEKEGVSSWRSFLDGIIFFFKTRSVRDAIFFLTSTQAITLVLATIAPGFVDRVLDLDVRLTSLVLVAPAAVGMIVGSVFLSHRAGKHKEAVLVTWGLFVAGISFSALSVLERVKLSNFIFLLAILFIVLLGVAASLITIPATTELQHDTPERFRGRAYGILGTFVSGVSALPVILAGAIGDTFGVRSVMIAMAIVTIAAGVYRLRGKSYTEG, translated from the coding sequence TTGTGGGGGGAACAGATTAAAAGATTCTTTCCGAGTATTGTCACGAATATAGATTTTCTCAAGCTCTGGTTGGCGCAGATTACTTCGCAAATAGGTTTGAACGCGCTCTATTTTATTTTAGCTCTCAAAGTTTATGAGCAAACTCAGGGCTCTAATACCGCGGTTAGTTTGTTGATTTTAGCTTTTACCGTTCCTTCCGTGTTCTTTGGTTATTTGGCCGGAGTCTTGGTTGACCATCAAGATTTAAAAAAAGTTTTGATTTATACCAATCTTTTCCGTGCTTTGGTCGTCTTCGGTCTTTTGTTTGTTTACACCAATATTTTTTTCATCTACGGCCTAGTCTTACTTTTGGCTTTGGTGACTCTTTTCTTTTTGCCAGCTGAGGGATCTGCTTTGCCGGCCTTGGTAAAAGAAAAAAAGGATCTGATTTCAGCAAATTCTCTTTTTACACTCACTCTTCAAGGAGCGCTCATAATTGGCTTTGTTGCCGCCGGCCCTTTACTTTCTTTACTTGGAGAGACAACTACTTTGATCGTTCTGGTCGCTTTCTTTTTGATTGCACTGGCCTGTGTTTGGTTTTTGCCTGATTCAATCAGATCGATTGAAGAAAAAGAGGGAGTGAGTTCGTGGCGCAGTTTTCTTGATGGTATCATCTTCTTTTTCAAGACTCGTTCCGTCCGAGACGCTATTTTTTTCTTGACCAGTACACAGGCGATTACTTTGGTTTTGGCAACAATCGCTCCGGGCTTTGTTGATCGAGTTTTGGATTTGGATGTTCGCTTGACTAGTCTAGTTTTGGTAGCACCGGCGGCAGTGGGAATGATTGTCGGGTCGGTTTTTTTGAGTCATCGTGCCGGCAAACACAAAGAGGCAGTTTTGGTGACTTGGGGACTATTCGTGGCTGGTATTTCCTTTTCGGCTCTGTCTGTGCTGGAAAGAGTAAAGCTGAGCAATTTCATTTTTCTCTTGGCAATTTTGTTCATTGTTTTGCTTGGTGTGGCGGCGTCTTTGATCACTATACCAGCAACAACTGAGCTTCAACACGACACTCCTGAGCGGTTTCGGGGGCGAGCCTATGGGATACTAGGAACGTTTGTTAGTGGGGTCTCGGCCCTGCCGGTGATTTTGGCTGGAGCGATTGGGGACACTTTTGGTGTGCGCTCGGTGATGATTGCTATGGCTATCGTCACCATCGCGGCTGGTGTTTACCGTTTGCGGGGAAAAAGTTATACTGAAGGTTAG
- the efp gene encoding elongation factor P, translating into MPSEMVKWRPIMINVTDLRSGAAFKDQGNLWEVLEYQHIKVGRGSANIKVKVRNLRSGTITEKSFMSGARVDPAEVEKKEAQFLYLDGSLAYFMDPKSYEQFSLPLSALVGQEKYLQEGGNYNLVCVDEEILSVEMPRTVELKVEDTGPGIKGDSVSSAYKAATLENGMTVQVPLFIKEGEKIRLDTRSGDYLERAK; encoded by the coding sequence ATGCCCTCGGAAATGGTTAAATGGCGACCAATTATGATTAATGTTACTGACTTACGGTCCGGAGCTGCTTTCAAAGACCAGGGTAACCTTTGGGAAGTGCTCGAATACCAACATATTAAAGTCGGTAGGGGAAGTGCGAACATCAAGGTCAAAGTGCGCAATCTTCGTAGCGGGACAATTACTGAAAAAAGCTTCATGTCTGGGGCTAGGGTTGATCCAGCTGAGGTTGAAAAGAAAGAAGCTCAGTTTCTTTATCTTGATGGAAGTTTGGCTTACTTTATGGACCCGAAAAGCTACGAGCAGTTTTCTTTACCGCTATCAGCTTTGGTTGGTCAAGAAAAATATCTCCAGGAAGGGGGAAATTACAACCTAGTCTGCGTAGATGAGGAAATTTTGAGTGTTGAGATGCCCCGAACAGTAGAGTTGAAAGTAGAAGATACTGGACCGGGAATCAAAGGCGACAGCGTTTCGAGTGCCTACAAGGCAGCTACTCTTGAAAACGGAATGACGGTGCAGGTGCCTCTTTTTATCAAAGAAGGAGAGAAAATTCGTCTTGATACGCGTAGTGGTGACTACCTAGAGAGAGCAAAATAG